From the Takifugu flavidus isolate HTHZ2018 chromosome 12, ASM371156v2, whole genome shotgun sequence genome, one window contains:
- the sgsm2 gene encoding small G protein signaling modulator 2 isoform X5 → MERPAEEDHKEKLLWNVKREVKQIMEEAVTKKFVHEDSSHIIALCTAIEACLGHLLKRRAAGFLRSDKIAALFTKVGKVYDTAGEICRKVQEQLQQQADLTRRSQSVGHEPLRRQGSSTTCRPPQPLSAQAIKHIWVRTALFEKVLDQIVQYIVDNSSKYYEKEALMHDSVFGPILAALLVGPCALEYTKLKTSDHFWTDPSANELVQRHRIHGAHRSQDTSAGRRPALGIRKRQSSSSMSEDRFASSAREYVESLHQNSRTHLLYGKNNVLVQPKKDMEVLRGYLSLHQAGDNLTLKWTPNQLINGTLGDCDLEKSIYWDYALTVPLRQIVCIHCHQRPDCGGTLVLVSQDGIQRPPLHFPPGGHLLAFLSCLETGLLPRGQLEPPLWSQKGKGKVFPKLRKRSSAARLIDQDGNEEEQTAADYVFRIVYPGYRYDAITINYHHTTGSRAPSLDDDEEEEDRLHAMISMICSRNLTDPNVMKDHGDMMEMQGFGGSPSSWQQAEVTTQEAPCLSCSSANVSFDYPAGCTCIHDQADIHTIPLKMLCQNMKRQIVSRAFYGWLAYCRHLSTVRTHLSALVNHNIVPPDRPCEASGGLSKEVWSKYQKDCKNYKELELLRLVYYGGVQHEIRKEVWPFLLGHYKFGMGKKDMSQIDVKISERYQQVMREWKACEVIVKQREKEMQSAIFAKLSSGSSIDSHVLRLVHRDSTLSNEVFMSVDEPDPGSQETPSGWDSTPTMTTLVPPAAVPQEERPLVEFDSPDSGLPSSRNYSVTSAHSQNLSSIDDGQSTEEEGAGGEDARTPGVLGGRQDSLSEDRLCSQLDKLVTSGAAADAVSPSLSSYTIELLDTVALNLHRIDKDVQRCDRNYYYFTAANLEKLRNIMCSYVWEHLEMGYVQGMCDLLAPLMVILDDECLAYSCFTQLMKRMSQNFPNGGAMDTHFANMRSLIQILDSELFELMQQNGDYTHFYFCYRWFLLDFKRELLYEDVFAVWEVIWVASRISSRHFVLFLALALVTVYREIIIDNNMDFTDIIKFFNEMAERHDVQHILKVARELVHKVQSLMDNK, encoded by the exons CTGCCATCGAGGCCTGCTTGGGTCACCTGCTGAAGAGACGGGCGGCCGGATTCCTCCGCAGCGACAAGATCGCCGCCCTCTTCACCAAAGTGGGCAAAGTCTACGACACGGCCGGCGAGATCTGCCGCAAGGTGCAGGAGCAACTCCAGCAGCAGGCCGATCTCACCCG GAGAAGCCAGAGCGTGGGCCACGAACCTCTGAGGCGTCAGGGCTCGTCCACCACCTGCCGCCCCCCACAGCCGCTCTCCGCCCAGGCCATCAAGCACATCTGGGTCCGGACGGCTCTctttgaaaaggttctggaccagaTCGTGCAGTACATCGTGGACAACTCCAG TAAATACTATGAGAAGGAGGCTCTGATGCACGACTCAGTCTTTGGGCCCATCCTGGCAGCTCTTCTGG TGGGGCCTTGTGCTCTGGAGTACACCAAACTCAAGACGTCAGACCATTTCTGGACCGACCCGTCGGCCAACGAGCTGGTTCAGCGCCACCGGATTCACGGGGCCCACCGGAGCCAGGACACGTCGGCGGGGCGCCGACCTGCTCTGGGG ATCCGAAAGAGgcagtccagcagcagcatgtctGAGGACCGGTTTGCTTCGTCGGCAAGGGAGTATGTGGAGTCTCTTCACCAGAACTCCAGGACGCATCTTCTCTACGGCAAAAACAACGTCCTGGTGCAACCG AAGAAGGACATGGAGGTGTTACGAGGTtatttgtccctccaccaggccGGGGATAACCTCACTCTAAAGTGGACCCCCAACCAGCTCATCAATGGCACGCTGGGAGACTGCGACCTGGAGAAGAG CATCTACTGGGACTACGCGCTGACCGTCCCCCTGCGGCAGATCGTCTGCATCCACTGTCATCAACGCC CTGACTGCGGCGGTACCCTGGTCCTGGTCAGCCAGGATGGGATCCAGCGGCCGCCCCTCCACTTCCCTCCCGGGGGTCACCTCCTGGCCTTCCTCTCCTGTCTGGAGACGGGCCTTTTACCTCGGGGTCAACTGGAACCTCCCCTCTGGTCCCAGAAAGGAAAG GGAAAAGTCTTCCCcaaactgaggaagaggagcagcgcCGCCAGGCTCATCGACCAGGACGGCAACGAGGAGGAGCAGACGGCCGCGGACTACGTGTTTCGCATCGTTTACCCCGGATACCGATACGACGCCA TCACTATAAACTACCACCACACCACGGGCAGCCGCGCTCCGTCGCTGGACgacgatgaggaagaggaagatagGCTCCATGCTATGATCTCAATGATCTGCTCGCGGAACCTCACAGACCCTAATGTCATGAAAG ACCACGGGGATATGATGGAGATGCAGGGTTTCGGAGGCAGCCCGTCGTCATGGCAACAGGCCGAAGTAACCACTCAGGAGGCCCCGTGCCTGTCCTGCTCCTCGGCCAACGTGTCGTTCGACTACCCGGCCGGCTGCACGTGCATACACGACCAGGCAGACATTCACAC TATTCCTCTGAAGATGCTCTGCCAGAACATGAAGAGGCAGATCGTCTCCAGAGCTTTTTATGGAT GGCTGGCCTACTGCCGACACCTGTCCACGGTCCGGACTCACCTGTCAGCTCTGGTCAACCACAACATCGTCCCCCCAGACAGACCCTGCGAGGCGTCTGGAGGCCTGAGCAAAGAGGTGTGGAGCAAGTACCAGAAAGACTGCAAG aactataaggagctggagctgctcaggCTGGTTTATTATGGCGGCGTTCAGCACGAAATCAGGAAGGAGGTCTGGCCTTTCCTGCTGGGGCACTACAAGTTTGGAATGGGCAAGAAAGATATGAGCCAG ATTGATGTGAAGATCAGCGAGCGGTACCAGCAGGTGATGAGGGAGTGGAAGGCCTGCGAGGTGATTGTGAAGCAGCGGGAGAAAGAGATGCAGTCGGCCATCTTTGCCAAGCTTTCGTCGGGCAGCAGCATCGACAGCCACGTCCTGCGGCTGGTTCACAGGGACTCCACCCTCAGCAACGAG gtcTTTATGTCCGTTGATGAGCCAGACCCAGGCAGCCAGGAGACCCCCAGTGGATGGGACAGTACCCCCACCATGACCACCCTGGTTCCTCCGGCCGCCGTCCCCCAAGAGGAGAGGCCTCTGGTGGAGTTCGACTCCCCTGACTCGGGCCTTCCGTCCTCCAGAAACTACTCTGTGACTTCGGCTCATTCCCAGAACCTGTCCAGCATAGACGACGGCCAGAGCACGGAGGAGGAAGGCGCCGGCGGGGAGGACGCCAGGACTCCGGGCGTGCTGGGGGGACGTCAGGACTCCCTGAGCGAGGACAGGCTGTGCAGCCAGCTGGACAAGCTGGTGACCAGCGGAGCGGCAGCGGACGCGGTCTCGCCGTCGCTCTCTTCATACACG ATCGAGCTGCTGGACACCGTCGCCCTGAACCTCCACAGGATAGACAAAGACGTGCAGCGCTGCGACCGCAACTACTACTACTTCACCGCAGCCAACCTGGAGAAGCTCCGCAACATCATGTGCAG CTACGTGTGGGAGCATCTAGAGATGGGCTACGTTCAGGGCATGTGCGACCTGCTCGCTCCGCTCATGGTCATCCTGGACGATG agtgtcTGGCGTACAGCTGCTTCACTCAACTAATGAAGAGGATGAGTCAGAACTTCCCCAACGGTGGAGCCATGGACACACACTTTGCCAACATGAGATCACTGATTCAg ATTCTGGACTCGGAGCTGTTCGAGCTGATGCAGCAGAACGGGGACTACACTCACTTCTACTTCTGTTACCGCTGGTTCCTGCTGGACTTCAAGAGAG AGCTCCTGTACGAGGACGTCTTCGCCGTCTGGGAGGTGATCTGGGTGGCCTCCAGGATTTCCTCGCGGCACTTTGTCCTCTTTCTTGCCTTGGCTCTGGTCACAGTTTACCGTGAGATCATCATCGACAACAACATGGACTTCACGGACATCATCAAGTTCTTCAACG AGATGGCTGAGCGTCACGATGTCCAACACATCTTGAAGGTAGCTCGTGAGCTGGTGCACAAAGTCCAGTCTCTGATGGACAACAAgtga